A region of Diceros bicornis minor isolate mBicDic1 chromosome 9, mDicBic1.mat.cur, whole genome shotgun sequence DNA encodes the following proteins:
- the ATP4B gene encoding potassium-transporting ATPase subunit beta encodes MAALQEKKSCTQRMEEFRHYCWNPDTGQMLGRTLSRWVWISLYYVAFYVVMTGLFALCIYVLMCTIDPYTPDYQDQLKSPGVTLRPDVYGDKGLDIAYNVSDNRTWAGLTHRLHDFLAGYSPASQQDNINCTSHKYFFQEGFRAPNHTKFSCKFTADMLQNCSGLVDPNFGFAEGKPCFIIKMNRIVKFLPSNSTAPRVDCAFLDQHHRDSRPLQVEYYPPNGTFSLHYFPYYGKKAQPHYSNPLVAAKFLNVPRNTEVVIVCKILAEHVTFDNPHDPYEGKVEFKLTIQK; translated from the exons ATGGCCGCGCTGCAGGAGAAAAAGTCATGCACCCAGCGGATGGAGGAGTTCCGGCACTACTGCTGGAACCCGGACACGGGGCAGATGCTGGGCCGGACGCTGTCCCGGTGGG TGTGGATCAGCCTCTACTACGTGGCCTTCTATGTGGTGATGACCGGACTGTTCGCCCTGTGCATCTACGTGCTCATGTGCACCATCGACCCCTACACGCCCGACTACCAAGACCAGCTCAAGTCACCAG GGGTGACCTTGAGGCCAGATGTCTACGGGGATAAGGGCCTGGACATTGCCTACAATGTCTCTGACAACAGGACCTGGGCAGGCCTGACGCACAGGCTCCATGACTTCCTGGCAG GCTACTCGCCAGCCTCCCAGCAGGACAACATCAACTGCACTTCCCACAAGTACTTCTTCCAGGAAGGCTTCAGGGCCCCCAACCACACCAAGTTCTCCTGCAAGTTCACGGCGGACATGCTGCAGAACTGCTCGGGCCTGGTGGACCCCAACTTCGGCTTTGCAGAAGGAAAGCCATGTTTTATTATCAAAATGAACAGG ATCGTCAAGTTCCTCCCCAGCAACAGCACGGCCCCCAGGGTGGACTGCGCCTTCCTG gaccagCACCACAGGGACAGCCGGCCTCTGCAGGTGGAGTACTACCCGCCCAACGGCACTTTCAGCCTGCACTACTTCCCCTACTATGGCAAGAAAGCCCAG CCCCACTACAGCAACCCTCTGGTGGCTGCCAAGTTCCTCAACGTCCCCAGGAACACGGAAGTCGTCATCGTGTGCAAGATCCTGGCAGAGCACGTGACCTTCGACAACCCCCATGACCCCTATGAAGGGAAAGTAGAGTTCAAGCTCACAATTCAGAAGTAA